A genomic stretch from Telopea speciosissima isolate NSW1024214 ecotype Mountain lineage chromosome 7, Tspe_v1, whole genome shotgun sequence includes:
- the LOC122668800 gene encoding uncharacterized protein LOC122668800 translates to MVLSWIANSLDTEIAHSVLYASSAHEVWVDLHDRFSQKNAPRIFEIRRAISSHRQGTSSLATYYTLLKGFWDELASYDSYPACTCSVLQHHAELLQHDRLLEFLMGLNDSYTSIRNQLLLMDPLPSINHAYSLLLQEERQRSILAAPEPSLTQSALAAHGRPNSKSGRPKPHYHCDFCGLDGHSESRCFKKHGYPPKTPSKTTAPAPSSTPVRSLAASVVDTPVVPAHTFTTE, encoded by the coding sequence ATGGTTCTTTCCTGGATCGCCAATTCTCTCGACACTGAAATTGCCCACAGTGTGCTATATGCTTCCTCCGCTCATGAGGTTTGGGTTGATCTTCACGACCGTTTCTCCCAAAAGAATGCTCCGCGCATCTTTGAGATCCGTCGTGCGATTTCTAGCCATCGCCAGGGCACATCTTCCTTGGCCACTTACTACACCCTTCTCAAGGGTTTTTGGGACGAACTTGCGTCCTACGATTCCTACCCGGCATGCACGTGCAGTGTTCTTCAACACCATGCTGAACTACTTCAACATGATCGTTTGCTTGAATTTTTGATGGGTCTTAACGACTCATACACTTCCATCCGCAACCAGCTACTATTGATGGACCCTTTGCCTTCCATCAATCATGCCTATTCATTACTTCTACAAGAAGAACGTCAGCGCTCCATCCTTGCGGCACCAGAGCCATCTCTCACCCAATCGGCCCTTGCTGCACATGGCCGCCCGAACTCCAAATCTGGACGCCCTAAACCACATTAtcattgtgatttttgtggTCTTGATGGTCACTCTGAATCCCGATGCTTCAAGAAACACGGGTACCCTCCAAAGACCCCTTCCAAGACTACTGCTCCTGCTCCATCATCAACCCCGGTTCGGTCCCTGGCGGCCTCAGTGGTGGACACCCCTGTTGTTCCTGCGCATACCTTCACCACCGAGTAA